One Apostichopus japonicus isolate 1M-3 chromosome 14, ASM3797524v1, whole genome shotgun sequence genomic window carries:
- the LOC139979811 gene encoding bombesin receptor subtype-3-like, whose protein sequence is MALVTEQYDYNMSDNCILLQEITSYKYFVITVLSILFVVGILANGSLILLFIRVKGLRDTNNAFIANLAIGDLLYTTIFIPIRIFEQFYYLRPFGLHFCYFSMSMNYISQDVSIFSLTALSILRFRAVVFPLLQPPRRRKCVTMTGCLAIWVVSAFLAMGAIHKCDSLTFVDCSGKVWQFHWLVGSDNLFKWYSVMQFAVLFLVPLVVISILYGTMAYKLFCVNLPLGNSSGGSHVNRSRQRLATIVLILVITFALCWFPYHIYSMIDQFQDQENPILSGQAKTTFREIQFILTMLSSVANPLILYLTSSSFRNHLVNLFCNCCENRRWIRVDTNITTVRPSCKPLKQDSKRCTSPSSTTAV, encoded by the coding sequence ATGGCGCTAGTAACAGAACAGTATGACTATAACATGTCTGATAACTGTATACTGTTACAAGAAATTACAAGCTATAAATACTTCGTTATCACGGTGTTGAGCATTCTATTCGTGGTTGGAATTCTAGCAAACGGAAGTCTCATTTTGCTGTTCATTAGGGTGAAAGGTCTTCGTGATACCAACAATGCCTTCATCGCCAACCTCGCTATCGGAGATCTTCTGTACACAACTATCTTTATTCCTATAAGAATCTTTGAACAGTTTTATTATTTACGTCCTTTCGGGTTAcacttttgttatttttcaaTGTCCATGAATTACATTTCTCAAGATGTATCCATTTTCTCCCTGACCGCTCTCAGCATACTACGTTTCAGGGCGGTCGTGTTTCCACTTCTCCAACCACCAAGACGCCGTAAATGTGTTACGATGACTGGGTGCCTTGCCATCTGGGTCGTCTCCGCCTTTTTAGCCATGGGCGCGATTCACAAATGTGATTCGTTAACGTTCGTTGACTGCAGCGGGAAGGTATGGCAATTCCACTGGTTAGTAGGTTCGGACAACCTCTTCAAATGGTACAGCGTTATGCAGTTTGCGGTTCTCTTTCTGGTGCCCCTGGTAGTGATCTCGATTCTGTACGGTACCATGGCCTACAAGCTCTTCTGTGTCAATCTGCCACTCGGGAACTCCTCCGGTGGAAGCCACGTCAACCGATCACGACAGAGACTCGCTACTATTGTCTTAATTTTGGTGATCACCTTCGCTCTTTGCTGGTTTCCATATCACATTTACTCTATGATTGACCAGTTCCAGGACCAGGAGAATCCAATTTTAAGCGGTCAAGCTAAAACGACATTCCGTGAGATTCAATTTATTCTAACAATGCTCTCGTCAGTGGCGAATCCTCTCATTCTTTATTTGACAAGTTCATCTTTTAGAAATCACCTGGTGAACTTATTTTGTAATTGCTGTGAGAACCGGCGTTGGATAAGAGTGGATACTAACATCACCACTGTCCGGCCGAGTTGCAAGCCACTGAAACAGGACAGTAAGCGATGTACTTCGCCTTCGTCAACGACAGCTGTTTGA